A single Argentina anserina chromosome 7, drPotAnse1.1, whole genome shotgun sequence DNA region contains:
- the LOC126801766 gene encoding 8-amino-7-oxononanoate synthase isoform X1, with protein MSSWDNWVEESLHKLDSLQLLRSLRPIYLRNDPQTTTVEDDLQVFHDMQPRDRTSVEVHIPESTFQKWLSDIPSSGDEGDTLKFRKLLLFSGNDYLGLSSHPTIGNAAAKAAQEHGMGPRGSALICGYTEYHRRLESSLAELKKKEDCLLCPTGFAANMALMVVLGNVGSLLAAGRTPLRNEKIAIFSDELNHASIIDGIRLAERQKSVEIFIYRHCDMIHLKALLSSCTMPKKVVVTDSLFSMDGDFAPMIELVKLRKQHNFLLVIDDAHGTFVCGKNGGGVAEKFHCDRDVDICVGTLSKAAGCHGGFIACSKRWKQLIQSRGRSFIFSTATPLPIAAAAHAAVIVARKETWRRRAIWNRVQDFRALTGIPINSPIISLIVGSEEKALQASRRLLKSGFHVTAIRPPTVPPNKCRLRVTLCATHTRADIERFTTALSKCVNFQEIDIHGSNGYARL; from the exons ATGAGCTCCTGGGACAACTGGGTCGAAGAGTCCCTTCACAAGCTCGACAGTCTCCAACTCCTCCGGTCTCTCCGACCCATCTACCTCCGCAATGACCCACAAACCACCACTGTCGAAGACGACCTCCAAGTCTTCCACGACATGCAGCCCCGGGACCGAACCTCCGTCGAGGTCCACATTCCTGAGTCAACTTTCCAGAAATGGCTCAGTGACATCCCCAGTTCCG GAGATGAGGGGGATACCCTGAAATTCAGGAAGCTGTTGTTGTTTTCCGGGAATGACTATCTGGGACTGAGTTCACATCCCACGATTGGAAATGCTGCTGCTAAG GCAGCTCAAGAACATGGGATGGGCCCAAGGGGGTCTGCTTTGATCTGTGGATATACCGAATACCATAGGCGACTGGAGTCATCTTTGGCTgagttgaagaagaaagag GATTGCCTTCTTTGTCCTACAGGGTTTGCAGCCAATATGGCCTTGATGGTAGTCTTGGGGAATGTTGGCTCTCTCTTGGCTGCTGGAAGAACACCCTTAAGGAATGAAAAGATTGCGATTTTTTCTGATGAACTGAACCATGCGTCAATTATTGATGGTATTCGTCTTGCTGAACGACAAAAATCTGTAGAGATATTCATCTATAGACATTGTGACATGATTCACCTTAAGGCATTGTT ATCCAGTTGCACAATGCCGAAGAAAGTTGTTGTGACTGATAG CTTGTTTAGTATGGATGGAGACTTTGCACCAATGATTGAGCTGGTGAAGCTACGAAAGCAGCATAACTTTCTGTTAGTCATTGATGAT GCTCATGGAACCTTTGTTTGTGGAAAAAATGGTGGTGGAGTGGCTGAGAAATTCCATTGTGACAGAGATGTTGACATATGTGTTGGCACTTTGAGTAAGGCTGCAGGTTGCCATGGCGGGTTCATTGCATGCAG CAAAAGATGGAAGCAACTCATACAGTCACGAGGACGCTCCTTCATATTTTCAACTGCTACACCATTACCGATTGCTGCTGCGGCCCATG CTGCAGTTATTGTTGCAAGAAAGGAAACATGGCGTAGGAGGGCAATTTGGAATCGGGTGCAAGATTTTCGTGCTTTGACTGGAATTCCGATAAACAGTCCAATAATATCTCTTATCGTAGGGAGTGAAGAGAAGGCTTTGCAAGCGAGCCG GCGTTTGTTGAAATCTGGTTTCCATGTGACTGCAATCAGACCGCCAACGGTGCCACCCAACAAATGCAG GCTACGAGTGACTTTATGTGCAACGCACACAAGGGCTGATATTGAGAGGTTCACAACTGCACTCTCCAAATGTGTTAATTTCCAAGAAATCGACATCCATGGTTCCAATGGATATGCAAGGCTTTAG
- the LOC126801766 gene encoding 8-amino-7-oxononanoate synthase isoform X2 → MSSWDNWVEESLHKLDSLQLLRSLRPIYLRNDPQTTTVEDDLQVFHDMQPRDRTSVEVHIPESTFQKWLSDIPSSGDEGDTLKFRKLLLFSGNDYLGLSSHPTIGNAAAKAAQEHGMGPRGSALICGYTEYHRRLESSLAELKKKEDCLLCPTGFAANMALMVVLGNVGSLLAAGRTPLRNEKIAIFSDELNHASIIDGIRLAERQKSVEIFIYRHCDMIHLKALLSSCTMPKKVVVTDSLFSMDGDFAPMIELVKLRKQHNFLLVIDDAHGTFVCGKNGGGVAEKFHCDRDVDICVGTLSKAAGCHGGFIACSKRWKQLIQSRGRSFIFSTATPLPIAAAAHVIVARKETWRRRAIWNRVQDFRALTGIPINSPIISLIVGSEEKALQASRRLLKSGFHVTAIRPPTVPPNKCRLRVTLCATHTRADIERFTTALSKCVNFQEIDIHGSNGYARL, encoded by the exons ATGAGCTCCTGGGACAACTGGGTCGAAGAGTCCCTTCACAAGCTCGACAGTCTCCAACTCCTCCGGTCTCTCCGACCCATCTACCTCCGCAATGACCCACAAACCACCACTGTCGAAGACGACCTCCAAGTCTTCCACGACATGCAGCCCCGGGACCGAACCTCCGTCGAGGTCCACATTCCTGAGTCAACTTTCCAGAAATGGCTCAGTGACATCCCCAGTTCCG GAGATGAGGGGGATACCCTGAAATTCAGGAAGCTGTTGTTGTTTTCCGGGAATGACTATCTGGGACTGAGTTCACATCCCACGATTGGAAATGCTGCTGCTAAG GCAGCTCAAGAACATGGGATGGGCCCAAGGGGGTCTGCTTTGATCTGTGGATATACCGAATACCATAGGCGACTGGAGTCATCTTTGGCTgagttgaagaagaaagag GATTGCCTTCTTTGTCCTACAGGGTTTGCAGCCAATATGGCCTTGATGGTAGTCTTGGGGAATGTTGGCTCTCTCTTGGCTGCTGGAAGAACACCCTTAAGGAATGAAAAGATTGCGATTTTTTCTGATGAACTGAACCATGCGTCAATTATTGATGGTATTCGTCTTGCTGAACGACAAAAATCTGTAGAGATATTCATCTATAGACATTGTGACATGATTCACCTTAAGGCATTGTT ATCCAGTTGCACAATGCCGAAGAAAGTTGTTGTGACTGATAG CTTGTTTAGTATGGATGGAGACTTTGCACCAATGATTGAGCTGGTGAAGCTACGAAAGCAGCATAACTTTCTGTTAGTCATTGATGAT GCTCATGGAACCTTTGTTTGTGGAAAAAATGGTGGTGGAGTGGCTGAGAAATTCCATTGTGACAGAGATGTTGACATATGTGTTGGCACTTTGAGTAAGGCTGCAGGTTGCCATGGCGGGTTCATTGCATGCAG CAAAAGATGGAAGCAACTCATACAGTCACGAGGACGCTCCTTCATATTTTCAACTGCTACACCATTACCGATTGCTGCTGCGGCCCATG TTATTGTTGCAAGAAAGGAAACATGGCGTAGGAGGGCAATTTGGAATCGGGTGCAAGATTTTCGTGCTTTGACTGGAATTCCGATAAACAGTCCAATAATATCTCTTATCGTAGGGAGTGAAGAGAAGGCTTTGCAAGCGAGCCG GCGTTTGTTGAAATCTGGTTTCCATGTGACTGCAATCAGACCGCCAACGGTGCCACCCAACAAATGCAG GCTACGAGTGACTTTATGTGCAACGCACACAAGGGCTGATATTGAGAGGTTCACAACTGCACTCTCCAAATGTGTTAATTTCCAAGAAATCGACATCCATGGTTCCAATGGATATGCAAGGCTTTAG